In one window of Helianthus annuus cultivar XRQ/B chromosome 17, HanXRQr2.0-SUNRISE, whole genome shotgun sequence DNA:
- the LOC110921171 gene encoding uncharacterized protein LOC110921171 → MGDHLVLDVNRPIKRSEEMAGPSSSDAVAVVVDENKDSYDEEAPLLAMAECRICQEEDSVDALETPCSCNGSLKYAHRKCVQHWCNEKGDITCEICHQPYQPGYVAPPPPLPCLEETTIDIGGGWQISEADRQYLEAEYDDYNATNASGAAFCRSAVLILMALLLLRHASSVPESDGGDGDDDASTFLTIFLLRIAGFLLPCYIMVWAISILQRRRQRQEAEALAAAQIAFVLQAGQRRGLHLTVASLGPAAAQSPAPAPTVTPTAAPQDENV, encoded by the exons ATGGGTGATCACTTGGTTCTGGATGTGAATCGACCCATTAAAAGGAGCGAGGAGATGGCGGGCCCCTCATCTTCTGATGCAGTAGCTGTTGTAGTGGATGAAAACAAGGATTCATATGATGAGGAAGCGCCCTTATTAGCAATGGCAGAGTGTCGGATATGCCAAGAGGAAGATTCCGTTGATGCTTTAGAGACACCCTGCTCTTGCAATGGCAGTCTTAAA TATGCTCACAGGAAGTGTGTTCAACACTGGTGCAACGAAAAGGGTGACATAACTTGTGAGATTTGCCATCAG CCTTACCAACCTGGCTATGTTGCTCCTCCTCCGCCCCTACCGTGCTTGGAGGAAACCACCATAGACATTGG GGGAGGATGGCAGATCTCAGAAGCCGACCGCCAATATTTGGAAGCCGAGTATGACGATTATAATGCCACAAATGCCAGTGGGGCTGCATTTTGCCGTTCTGCTGTTTTAATC CTGATGGCTCTTCTGTTGTTACGACATGCATCTTCTGTACCTGAATCTGATGGAGGAGATGGAGATGATGATGCATCTACATTCTTAACC ATTTTCTTGCTTCGGATTGCTGGATTTCTTCTACCCTGTTACATCATGGTTTGGGCCATCAGCATTTTGCAGCGTCGAAGACAGCGACAG GAGGCGGAAGCATTGGCGGCAGCACAAATCGCATTTGTATTGCAAGCGGGACAAAGGAGAGGGCTGCACTTGACAGTTGCTTCTCTAGGGCCCGCAGCAGCCCAATCACCCGCACCAGCACCCACTGTGACTCCAACTGCGGCTCCACAAGATGAAAATGTTTAA